A single Methanobacterium sp. DNA region contains:
- a CDS encoding DUF2188 domain-containing protein, which translates to MAANIHVITSEQGGWDVKRDGAIIASANFENKKDAIEYAEKEGKRYNVEVFIHGKDGKIQRREVFGTKLNPL; encoded by the coding sequence ATGGCTGCCAATATCCATGTAATTACAAGTGAACAAGGCGGATGGGATGTTAAAAGAGATGGAGCTATAATAGCCTCTGCAAACTTTGAAAATAAAAAAGATGCAATTGAATATGCAGAAAAAGAAGGAAAACGCTACAATGTTGAAGTGTTCATCCATGGAAAAGATGGTAAAATCCAAAGAAGAGAAGTTTTTGGAACAAAATTAAATCCACTATAA
- a CDS encoding 2,3-diphosphoglycerate synthetase: MTSLLKMLCLIDGEHYLPVTKSALNTLDSLEHIELVAAVFIGGTEKLRDATPESLGDQLGLKVYFETDHDKIPYDLIVKVAVDHQADVVMDLSDEPVVDYSQRFKIASLVLEQGICYEGPDFSFQPLDQHDILEKPSLKILGTGKRIGKTAVSAYAARLIHQKQYNPCVVAMGRGGPEEPEIVRGDQIEITPQYLMEQSEKGVHAASDHWEDALMSRILTIGCRRCGGGMLGQVFITNMKQGALKANEVDSDFVIMEGSGAAIPPIKTNRHIVLIGANQPIINIEKFFGPYRIKLADLAIITMCEEPMASPEKVKRIEEYIKDVNPEATVIPTVFRPKPLDSVDGKRVLFATTAPDSIKDVLIKHLEEEHNCTVVGTTPYLSNRPLLQKDIQKYIDDADVMLTELKAAAVDVATKDALNAGLEVVYCDNIPLVIRDEDKLDPAIIDVVDKAILDFQSK, encoded by the coding sequence ATGACTTCCTTATTGAAGATGCTATGTTTAATTGATGGTGAACATTATCTTCCTGTTACTAAATCAGCATTGAACACTCTTGACAGTCTTGAACATATTGAACTGGTTGCTGCTGTTTTTATTGGCGGCACAGAAAAGCTACGAGATGCTACACCTGAATCATTAGGTGATCAACTTGGATTGAAAGTTTATTTTGAAACGGATCATGATAAAATTCCTTACGATCTTATTGTGAAAGTTGCTGTGGATCACCAAGCCGATGTGGTTATGGATCTCAGTGATGAACCAGTAGTAGATTATTCTCAACGTTTTAAGATAGCATCATTGGTTCTGGAGCAGGGAATATGTTATGAGGGGCCTGATTTTTCATTCCAACCTCTGGATCAACATGATATTTTAGAAAAACCTTCACTAAAAATATTGGGAACAGGTAAACGTATTGGTAAAACTGCTGTATCTGCATATGCTGCACGTCTCATACACCAGAAACAATACAATCCATGTGTAGTAGCCATGGGCCGTGGTGGACCAGAAGAACCGGAAATTGTTCGAGGTGACCAGATTGAGATCACACCCCAGTATTTGATGGAACAATCTGAAAAGGGAGTTCATGCTGCCAGCGACCATTGGGAAGATGCCCTGATGAGTCGGATACTTACCATTGGATGTCGACGTTGTGGTGGAGGAATGTTAGGCCAAGTATTTATCACAAACATGAAACAAGGTGCTTTGAAAGCCAACGAAGTGGATTCGGATTTTGTGATAATGGAAGGTAGTGGAGCTGCCATACCTCCTATAAAAACTAATCGACATATCGTGCTTATAGGGGCAAACCAGCCCATAATTAATATTGAAAAGTTTTTCGGACCATACAGAATAAAACTGGCAGATCTGGCCATTATTACCATGTGCGAAGAACCCATGGCTAGCCCAGAGAAAGTTAAACGCATCGAAGAATATATTAAAGATGTCAACCCTGAAGCAACAGTAATCCCAACAGTTTTCCGCCCTAAACCACTAGATTCTGTGGATGGTAAACGTGTTTTATTTGCAACCACGGCACCGGATTCCATTAAAGATGTTTTAATTAAACATTTGGAAGAAGAACATAATTGCACTGTTGTTGGAACCACACCATACTTGTCCAATCGACCATTACTACAGAAAGACATCCAAAAATATATTGATGATGCCGATGTGATGCTCACAGAACTCAAAGCTGCAGCTGTTGATGTAGCTACTAAGGATGCATTAAATGCCGGTTTAGAAGTTGTTTACTGTGATAACATACCTCTAGTAATCAGGGATGAAGATAAACTTGATCCTGCCATCATTGATGTGGTGGATAAGGCTATTTTAGACTTCCAAAGTAAATAA
- a CDS encoding metal-dependent transcriptional regulator — MSSKNETSLSENAEEYLEVLYKLSLKERPVKTTKIAKKLGVTPASATQMIKKLESKGYLEYSPYKGVTLTEEGYSIASNITRKHRLLERFLHDVLHIKKENVHDQACEMEHALSDDAERAICQLLEQPDECPDDQELIPVCDFKFESCEECLKRRQEEVNEVGKRDKNLVSIIDMKRNEKGKVSFIRGDYKVIRRLMDMGITIGVQISVLELAPFNGPVKLLVRGSNLALGRDIAKNVFVEIMRDDTPENTGVLSYG; from the coding sequence ATGTCATCTAAAAATGAAACATCATTAAGCGAAAACGCAGAAGAATACCTTGAAGTTCTATACAAACTATCACTGAAAGAGCGACCAGTGAAAACAACAAAAATAGCTAAAAAACTAGGCGTAACCCCTGCAAGCGCAACACAAATGATAAAAAAACTTGAAAGCAAAGGTTATCTCGAATATTCTCCCTATAAAGGAGTCACTCTCACTGAAGAAGGTTATTCAATTGCTTCGAATATCACCAGGAAGCATCGTCTTCTGGAAAGGTTTCTTCATGATGTACTTCACATAAAAAAGGAAAATGTCCATGATCAAGCTTGTGAAATGGAACATGCACTTTCTGATGACGCAGAAAGGGCAATATGCCAACTTCTGGAACAACCAGATGAATGTCCTGATGACCAGGAACTGATACCAGTCTGTGACTTTAAGTTCGAATCTTGTGAGGAATGTCTAAAAAGAAGACAAGAAGAAGTTAACGAGGTTGGTAAACGTGATAAGAATTTAGTATCTATTATTGACATGAAACGAAATGAAAAAGGGAAAGTTTCTTTCATTAGAGGGGATTATAAAGTTATTCGCCGATTAATGGACATGGGAATCACCATTGGAGTACAGATAAGTGTACTTGAACTGGCACCATTTAATGGGCCGGTAAAACTCCTGGTTCGTGGATCCAATCTTGCATTAGGAAGAGACATCGCAAAAAATGTGTTTGTAGAGATCATGAGGGATGATACCCCTGAAAATACGGGAGTTCTATCATATGGTTAG
- the feoB gene encoding ferrous iron transport protein B, which produces MVRFPTCIEKEEYEKSLSEKIPSQKECDETISSETCDITIALAGNANVGKSVIFNHITGSDQVIGNWPGKTVKRAEGNLYHHGQKIHVIDLPGIYSFSTFSMEEIVSREYIAHDQPDVVINVLDASVLERNLFFTLQLMEMDVPMVVCLNQMDIAQQKGFHIYANKLEKALGVPVVPTVAVTGKGLHKLVRKAIEVAKTQKKRDFYLEYGGEVEKTIGNLSTFLESEKIDIGYSARWVAIKLLENDPEINSMVQSESVRAIQYANHLAHELEKIHDEPSFAIIASERYALASKIAAGAQKQKKFKMTPSERLDKILIHPIYGYFTSALVIVGLLVWTFVLGNFISDLITNAMNFFQPVDPVLSGPVTAVLWNGAFGGLVAGLTLIVPFVIPFYILLAYIQNSGLLTRVAFMMDSFMQKIGLHGKALIPLILGYGCSVPAIDSTRILETKRERLLAAFAITFAPCAARTIIILSLVAVFVSIWWALALYVLDLIIIFIMGKIALKTMPGEAPGLIMEMHSLRIPSSSVILKDTWNRTKSLAYMVFPVFIAGSALIQFFYVLGLLEPLSNFMAPLTVGWLKLPLFAGVLLIVGIVRKEFVLVTLVSFVGTDLSLALNSAQFIVLALVGMLYLPCLSTLSILIREFGLKAASVISIANLFTAFLVGGIVAQILWFFL; this is translated from the coding sequence ATGGTTAGGTTTCCAACTTGTATTGAAAAAGAAGAATATGAAAAAAGCCTTTCAGAAAAAATACCATCTCAGAAAGAATGTGATGAGACAATTTCTTCTGAAACTTGTGATATTACTATAGCACTAGCAGGCAATGCAAACGTGGGAAAAAGTGTTATTTTTAACCATATAACTGGTTCTGATCAGGTAATCGGTAATTGGCCTGGAAAAACGGTTAAACGAGCTGAAGGAAATCTTTATCATCATGGCCAGAAAATCCACGTTATTGATCTGCCCGGAATATACTCTTTTTCAACCTTTTCCATGGAAGAAATCGTATCTAGAGAATATATAGCTCATGATCAACCAGATGTAGTTATTAATGTTCTGGATGCCTCAGTACTGGAGAGAAATCTTTTTTTTACATTACAGTTAATGGAAATGGATGTACCAATGGTGGTGTGCCTTAATCAGATGGACATTGCCCAACAGAAAGGTTTCCATATTTACGCCAATAAGTTAGAAAAAGCACTGGGTGTTCCAGTGGTTCCTACTGTTGCAGTCACAGGAAAAGGGTTACATAAACTCGTGCGAAAGGCAATTGAAGTTGCCAAAACACAAAAAAAGCGTGATTTTTATTTAGAGTATGGGGGTGAAGTTGAAAAAACAATTGGAAACCTTTCAACTTTTCTTGAATCTGAAAAGATAGATATTGGTTATTCCGCTAGATGGGTGGCTATTAAACTCCTGGAAAATGATCCTGAAATCAATTCAATGGTACAATCTGAGTCTGTCCGAGCTATACAGTATGCCAATCATCTAGCCCATGAATTGGAAAAAATTCATGATGAACCGTCCTTTGCAATAATAGCCTCAGAAAGATATGCATTGGCCAGTAAAATCGCAGCTGGTGCTCAAAAGCAGAAGAAGTTTAAAATGACTCCTTCGGAAAGATTAGATAAAATTCTCATCCACCCTATCTATGGCTATTTTACTTCTGCCTTGGTTATAGTTGGATTGTTAGTGTGGACTTTTGTTCTAGGAAATTTCATCTCAGATTTAATTACCAATGCAATGAATTTTTTCCAACCAGTTGATCCTGTATTATCAGGTCCAGTGACTGCTGTATTGTGGAATGGTGCCTTTGGGGGTTTAGTTGCTGGTTTAACTTTAATAGTTCCATTTGTTATTCCATTCTACATATTATTAGCATACATCCAAAACTCCGGTCTTTTAACCAGAGTGGCTTTTATGATGGATAGTTTTATGCAAAAGATAGGTTTGCATGGTAAAGCACTGATTCCCCTTATATTAGGGTATGGTTGTAGTGTTCCTGCTATTGACAGTACAAGAATTCTTGAAACTAAAAGAGAAAGATTATTAGCTGCTTTTGCCATAACATTTGCTCCATGTGCTGCTCGAACCATAATTATATTGAGTTTAGTAGCAGTGTTCGTCAGTATTTGGTGGGCGCTGGCACTTTATGTCTTGGATTTAATAATAATTTTTATAATGGGTAAGATTGCTCTTAAGACCATGCCTGGTGAGGCTCCTGGCCTGATTATGGAAATGCACTCTTTAAGGATTCCTTCATCTTCTGTAATTCTTAAAGACACTTGGAACCGCACTAAATCATTAGCTTACATGGTCTTCCCTGTTTTTATTGCAGGAAGTGCTTTGATCCAGTTTTTTTACGTGTTAGGATTATTAGAACCACTCAGTAATTTCATGGCTCCTTTAACTGTTGGTTGGTTAAAACTTCCCCTATTTGCAGGGGTGCTACTTATAGTGGGAATTGTACGTAAAGAATTTGTTTTAGTTACTTTGGTATCTTTTGTGGGTACTGATCTTTCCTTGGCACTAAATTCAGCACAGTTTATTGTTTTGGCATTGGTGGGCATGTTGTATCTGCCTTGCTTATCTACTCTTAGTATATTAATAAGGGAATTTGGATTAAAGGCAGCCAGTGTGATTTCTATAGCCAACTTGTTCACAGCCTTTCTGGTTGGGGGGATCGTGGCTCAAATATTATGGTTTTTCTTATAA
- a CDS encoding thermosome subunit translates to MINVAQLGGQGGQGQPIIIMPEGSSRVLGRDAQRMNIMAGKILAETIRTTLGPKGMDKMLVDGMGDIVVTNDGATILKEMDIEHPAAKMLVEVAKTQEDEVGDGTTTAVIISGELLKKAEELLEQEIHPTTLVMGYRRAAAKAHEILNEIAMDSNDSETLKMVAMTAMTGKGTEKAREPLAELVVNAVMQVEDDGKVEKDHINIHRIQGATINDSKIVNGVVIDKGRADNSMPKNIENAKIALLKYPIEVKDLETDAKIKLTDPTQMQAFIEQEEQMVKEMVDKIVQSGANVLFCQKGIDDLALHLLAREGIIAVKRVRKSDMERLGKATGGQLVTNIDELSSEDLGLAGKVYEKKIFDEILIFVEECHQPKAVSLILRGSTRHVAEEIERAVEDAIGVVASTVEDGKVVAGGGAPEIAIAKGLKEYADTISGREQLAINAFAEALEIVPKTLAENAGLDQIDALVDLRAAHESNFYMGLDVFEGEVTDMKDANVIEPHRVKKQAILSAAEAAEMILRIDDMIASTGSSEPDMGGMEGMGGMPGGMPPM, encoded by the coding sequence ATGATTAATGTGGCACAATTAGGCGGACAAGGTGGACAAGGACAACCTATTATTATAATGCCTGAAGGTTCTTCAAGAGTATTAGGAAGAGATGCTCAAAGAATGAACATTATGGCTGGAAAGATTCTCGCTGAGACTATCAGAACTACTCTTGGTCCTAAAGGAATGGACAAGATGTTAGTGGATGGTATGGGAGATATTGTAGTGACCAATGACGGTGCAACCATTCTCAAAGAAATGGACATCGAACACCCAGCAGCGAAAATGCTGGTGGAAGTAGCCAAAACCCAAGAAGATGAAGTGGGAGATGGAACAACCACCGCAGTAATAATTTCAGGCGAACTACTTAAAAAGGCAGAAGAACTCCTTGAACAGGAAATACACCCAACCACACTGGTAATGGGATACCGCAGAGCAGCTGCAAAGGCACATGAAATTTTAAATGAAATTGCCATGGATTCTAACGATAGTGAAACTCTTAAAATGGTTGCTATGACTGCTATGACTGGCAAAGGAACCGAAAAAGCTCGCGAACCCCTTGCTGAACTGGTGGTAAATGCAGTGATGCAAGTGGAAGACGATGGTAAAGTAGAGAAAGATCATATAAATATCCACAGAATACAAGGAGCAACAATCAACGACTCCAAGATAGTTAATGGGGTTGTTATTGACAAGGGCAGGGCTGATAATTCCATGCCAAAAAACATTGAAAACGCTAAAATCGCACTGTTGAAGTACCCAATAGAAGTTAAAGATCTAGAAACTGATGCCAAGATCAAACTCACCGACCCAACTCAAATGCAAGCCTTCATTGAACAGGAAGAGCAGATGGTTAAAGAAATGGTTGATAAAATCGTCCAAAGCGGTGCCAATGTTCTTTTCTGCCAGAAAGGTATTGATGATTTGGCATTACACCTTTTAGCACGTGAAGGAATCATTGCTGTTAAAAGGGTTAGAAAATCTGATATGGAACGCTTAGGCAAAGCTACAGGCGGGCAACTTGTAACAAACATTGATGAATTATCCTCAGAAGACCTTGGACTAGCCGGTAAGGTTTATGAGAAGAAAATCTTCGATGAAATACTGATCTTCGTTGAAGAATGCCACCAACCAAAAGCAGTGTCTCTTATTCTCCGTGGAAGTACCAGACACGTAGCCGAAGAAATTGAAAGAGCAGTTGAAGACGCTATCGGTGTGGTTGCTTCAACGGTTGAAGATGGAAAAGTTGTTGCAGGCGGTGGAGCACCTGAAATAGCCATTGCCAAAGGATTAAAAGAATATGCTGACACTATCAGTGGCAGAGAACAACTGGCAATAAATGCCTTTGCCGAAGCATTGGAAATTGTTCCTAAAACTCTTGCTGAAAATGCTGGACTTGACCAGATTGATGCCTTGGTAGATCTCCGGGCAGCCCATGAAAGTAATTTTTACATGGGACTGGATGTCTTTGAAGGTGAAGTTACTGATATGAAAGATGCTAATGTTATAGAGCCACACAGGGTCAAAAAACAAGCTATTCTATCAGCAGCTGAAGCCGCTGAGATGATTCTGCGAATTGATGATATGATTGCTTCCACCGGATCTTCTGAACCTGACATGGGTGGTATGGAAGGAATGGGTGGAATGCCTGGTGGAATGCCACCAATGTAA